The following are from one region of the Shinella sp. PSBB067 genome:
- a CDS encoding Hsp20 family protein, producing MRHVDFSPLYRSTVGFDRLFTMLDSLGQPDQGQSYPPYNIERTGENTYRITMAVAGFDESELSIEAREHALTVTGEKKDDASDDSQYLYRGIAKRAFERRFQLADHVEVRAASLKNGLLHIDLLRDIPEAAKPRRIEIAAVGREAKQIEAQTN from the coding sequence ATGCGTCACGTCGATTTCTCCCCCCTCTACCGTTCCACCGTCGGTTTCGACCGTCTCTTCACCATGCTCGACAGCCTCGGCCAGCCCGACCAGGGCCAGAGCTACCCGCCCTACAATATCGAGCGCACCGGCGAAAACACCTATCGCATCACGATGGCCGTTGCCGGTTTCGATGAGAGCGAGCTGTCGATCGAAGCGCGCGAACATGCACTGACGGTCACGGGCGAGAAGAAGGACGATGCGTCCGATGACAGCCAGTATCTCTATCGCGGCATTGCCAAGCGCGCCTTCGAGCGCCGCTTCCAGCTTGCCGATCATGTGGAAGTGCGCGCCGCTTCGCTGAAGAACGGCCTTCTCCACATCGATCTCCTTCGCGATATCCCGGAAGCCGCCAAGCCGCGCCGTATCGAGATCGCCGCCGTCGGCCGCGAAGCCAAGCAGATCGAAGCGCAGACCAACTAA
- a CDS encoding DUF459 domain-containing protein, giving the protein MNRTTTIRIVRLGLALAAAASVVVTSLPAGAQEQRRERKTILELLFGTKRKAAEPEPQVQKPRTVIRKKKPAPAVARKAEPPPVEKLPEAKVVLVVGDFIAGSLGDGLDAAFETTPGIRVERRTNGSSGIVREDYYNWPASLPDLIAETKPALIVVSMGANDRQQMAVADEKEKFRSDAWTREYEARVARIAALARQDGKPLLWMGMPPFQSSALTADMTTLNNLYRAGAEKAGGEFVDIWDGFVDEDGKFVISGSDINGQQVRLRGSDGINFTKAGKRKLAFYVEKEIRRLLGDAAADGPGLQGDLKDLVVATPPAEDAEITKTQPISLADPALDGGTALLGGTPIKGTGKSLRDKLVEKGETADAPLGRVDDFRLDKTATP; this is encoded by the coding sequence ATGAACAGGACGACGACCATCCGGATTGTGCGCCTCGGCCTTGCGCTTGCGGCCGCCGCAAGCGTCGTCGTCACCTCGCTGCCCGCCGGCGCGCAGGAGCAGCGCCGCGAGCGCAAGACCATCCTCGAACTTCTCTTCGGCACGAAGCGCAAGGCCGCCGAGCCCGAGCCGCAGGTCCAGAAGCCGCGCACCGTCATCCGCAAGAAGAAGCCGGCCCCGGCGGTCGCCAGGAAGGCCGAGCCGCCGCCGGTCGAGAAGCTGCCCGAAGCCAAGGTGGTGCTCGTCGTCGGCGACTTCATCGCCGGCAGCCTCGGCGACGGCCTCGACGCCGCCTTCGAGACGACGCCCGGCATCCGCGTCGAGCGCCGCACCAACGGCTCTTCCGGCATCGTGCGCGAGGACTATTACAACTGGCCCGCATCGCTTCCCGACCTGATCGCGGAAACCAAGCCGGCCCTCATCGTCGTCAGCATGGGCGCCAACGACCGCCAGCAGATGGCGGTCGCCGACGAGAAGGAGAAGTTCCGCTCCGACGCCTGGACCAGGGAATACGAGGCGCGCGTCGCGCGCATCGCGGCGCTCGCCCGGCAGGACGGCAAGCCGCTGCTCTGGATGGGCATGCCGCCCTTCCAGTCCTCCGCGCTGACGGCGGACATGACGACGCTCAACAATCTCTATCGCGCGGGCGCGGAGAAGGCCGGCGGCGAGTTCGTCGACATCTGGGACGGCTTCGTCGACGAGGACGGCAAGTTCGTCATTTCCGGCTCCGACATCAACGGCCAGCAGGTGCGCCTGCGCGGCTCCGACGGCATCAACTTCACCAAGGCCGGCAAGCGCAAGCTCGCCTTCTACGTGGAAAAGGAAATCCGCCGCCTGCTCGGCGACGCCGCCGCCGACGGCCCGGGCCTGCAGGGCGACCTCAAGGACCTCGTCGTCGCGACGCCCCCGGCGGAAGACGCCGAGATCACCAAGACCCAGCCCATCAGCCTCGCCGACCCGGCACTGGACGGCGGCACCGCACTCCTCGGCGGCACGCCGATCAAGGGCACCGGCAAGAGCCTGCGCGACAAGCTGGTGGAAAAGGGCGAGACCGCCGATGCCCCCCTCGGCCGTGTGGACGATTTCCGGCTGGACAAGACGGCGACGCCATAG
- the hisN gene encoding histidinol-phosphatase, with protein sequence MLPDRAFFDRLADAARKETLPRFRAGADVVNKEAGGFDPVTEGDRAAEAAIRALIEQHFPDHGILGEEHGSVGLDREYVWVIDPIDGTRAFISGVPVWGTLIGLYRNGEAVMGLIDQPFTGERYFADGTVSRYAGPEGSKVLSTRSCEGLADAIMFTTSPHLFTDGRKPRFEAVQDKVRLFRYGVDCYAYALLAAGHIDLVVECGLKPYDVGGLIPVIEQAGGIITAWDGGPAEMGGEIIAAGSRKVYDEAVALLRA encoded by the coding sequence ATGCTGCCTGATCGCGCTTTCTTCGACCGCCTTGCCGATGCCGCAAGGAAGGAAACCCTGCCGCGTTTTCGCGCCGGCGCCGACGTTGTCAACAAGGAGGCGGGCGGCTTCGACCCGGTGACGGAAGGCGACCGCGCCGCCGAAGCTGCGATTCGCGCGCTGATCGAGCAGCATTTCCCCGACCACGGCATTCTCGGCGAGGAGCACGGCTCGGTCGGCCTCGACCGGGAATATGTCTGGGTCATCGACCCGATCGACGGCACGCGCGCCTTCATTTCCGGCGTGCCGGTCTGGGGCACGCTGATCGGCCTTTATCGCAACGGCGAGGCGGTGATGGGCCTCATCGACCAGCCCTTCACGGGCGAGCGCTATTTTGCCGACGGCACGGTGTCCCGCTATGCCGGGCCGGAAGGCAGCAAGGTGCTTTCGACGCGTTCGTGCGAAGGCCTTGCGGATGCGATCATGTTCACGACGTCGCCGCATCTCTTCACCGACGGCCGCAAGCCCCGCTTCGAGGCGGTGCAGGACAAGGTGCGGCTCTTCCGCTATGGCGTCGACTGCTATGCCTATGCGCTGCTGGCGGCCGGACATATCGACCTCGTCGTCGAATGCGGGCTGAAGCCCTACGATGTCGGCGGGCTGATACCTGTCATCGAGCAGGCGGGCGGCATCATCACCGCCTGGGACGGCGGCCCGGCGGAAATGGGCGGCGAGATCATCGCGGCCGGCAGCCGCAAGGTCTATGACGAGGCAGTGGCGCTTCTGAGGGCGTAA
- the gltB gene encoding glutamate synthase large subunit produces MVVKTQAHDLRQTRAQTTATGAKTRASTPGLPKKQGLYDPRNEHDACGVGFVAHLKGKKSHQIVKDGLFMLENLTHRGAVGADPLMGDGAGILVQIPDRFFREEMARQGITLPKAGEYAVGHIFMPQDEKLVDYFKTVIADVVAEEGQVLIGFRDVPVDNSSLSKAPEIAATEPRHVQVFVGAGREAATNDEFERRLFTLRKVISNRIYDEYEGEESNFYPVSLSSTTIVYKGMFLAYQVGAYYKDLADPRFESAVALVHQRFSTNTFPSWKLAHPYRMVAHNGEINTLRGNVNWMAARQASVSSPLFGEDITKLWPISYEGQSDTACFDNALEFLVRGGYSMAHAVMMLIPEAWAGNQLMSPERKAFYEYHAALMEPWDGPAAVAFTDGRQIGATLDRNGLRPARYLVTDDDRVILASEAGTLPVREESIVRKWRLQPGKMLLIDMEEGRIISDEEVKSALADKHPYRDWLDNTQIILEDLGPVEPRALRRDVSLRDRQQAFGYTQEDTRLLMSPMATTGQEAIGSMGTDTPISAMSDKTKLLYTYFKQNFAQVTNPPIDPIREELVMSLVSFIGPRPNILDHGGAAKAKRMEVRQPILTNGDLEKIRSIGHVEDRFDTKTLDFTYDVSRGADGMPEMLDRLCERAEQAVTSGYNIIVLSDRQIGPDRVAIPALLATAAVHHHLIRKGLRTSVGLVVETGEPREVHHFCLLAGYGAEAINPYLAFDTLTDMHKRGEFPKEVDAEEVVYRYIKAIGKGILKVMSKMGISTYQSYCGAQIFDAIGLSSELVDKYFFGTATTIEGIGLDEIAKETFNRHKAAFGRDPLLANTLDIGGEYAYRMRGEEHAWTPDVVASLQHAVRGNAVDRYKEFAELVNASALRMNTIRGLFSIKGAEAFGRKPISVDEVEPAVDIVKRFSTGAMSFGSISREAHTTLAVAMNRIGGKSNTGEGGEEADRYLPLPDGSSNPERSAIKQIASGRFGVTTEYLVNADMLQIKVAQGAKPGEGGQLPGHKVDATVAKTRHSTPGVGLISPPPHHDIYSIEDLAQLIYDLKNVNPEADISVKLVSEVGVGTVAAGVAKARADHITIAGFDGGTGASPLTSLKHAGSPWEIGLAETHQTLVLNKLRSRIALQVDGGLKTGRDVVIGALLGADEFGFATAPLIAAGCIMMRKCHLNTCPVGVATQDPVLRKRFKGTPEHVINYFFFVAEEVREILASLGVRSLNEIIGASELLEKERMISHWKANGLDFSRIFHKVDAPKEATYWTERQNHPIHDILDRKLIEEARPALEKKTPVSFAVDIKNVDRSAGAMLSGEVAKRYGFKGLKDDTISVTLNGTAGQSFGAFLARGITFDLVGAGNDYVGKGLSGGRIIVRPPADNRAVPHESIIVGNTVLYGAIAGECYFNGVAGERFAVRNSGAVAVVEGVGDHGCEYMTGGVVVVIGQTGRNFAAGMSGGVAYVLDEAGDFARRCNMAMVELEPVPEEDDMLEKLHHHGGDLMHKGMVDVSDDMTRHDEERLYQLVSNHLHYTGSPRAREILDKWAEYRPKFRKVMPVEYRRALEEMERMRMGVAAE; encoded by the coding sequence ATGGTGGTGAAGACTCAAGCACATGATTTGCGGCAGACCCGGGCGCAGACCACTGCGACGGGCGCCAAGACGCGCGCTTCCACACCGGGCCTGCCGAAAAAACAAGGACTCTATGATCCGCGCAACGAACACGATGCCTGCGGCGTCGGCTTCGTCGCGCATCTGAAAGGCAAGAAGTCGCACCAGATCGTCAAGGACGGGCTTTTCATGCTCGAGAACCTGACGCATCGCGGCGCCGTCGGCGCGGATCCGCTGATGGGCGACGGTGCGGGCATTCTCGTCCAGATTCCGGACCGCTTCTTCCGCGAGGAGATGGCAAGGCAGGGCATCACGCTGCCCAAGGCAGGCGAATATGCCGTCGGCCACATCTTCATGCCGCAGGATGAAAAGCTGGTCGACTATTTCAAGACGGTCATCGCCGACGTCGTCGCCGAGGAAGGGCAGGTCCTCATCGGCTTCCGCGACGTGCCGGTCGACAATTCCTCGCTTTCCAAGGCCCCCGAGATCGCCGCCACCGAGCCGCGCCATGTGCAGGTCTTCGTCGGCGCGGGCCGCGAGGCCGCGACGAACGACGAATTCGAGCGCCGGCTCTTCACCCTGCGCAAGGTGATCTCCAACCGCATCTATGACGAATACGAGGGCGAGGAGAGCAATTTCTACCCCGTCTCGCTCTCCTCGACGACCATCGTCTACAAGGGCATGTTCCTCGCCTATCAGGTGGGCGCTTATTACAAGGACCTTGCCGATCCGCGCTTCGAATCGGCCGTCGCCCTGGTGCATCAGCGCTTTTCCACCAACACCTTCCCGTCGTGGAAGCTGGCGCATCCCTACCGCATGGTCGCCCATAACGGCGAGATCAACACGCTGCGCGGCAACGTCAACTGGATGGCGGCGCGCCAGGCCTCCGTCTCCTCGCCGCTCTTCGGCGAGGACATCACCAAGCTCTGGCCGATCTCCTATGAAGGCCAGTCGGATACGGCCTGCTTCGACAACGCGCTCGAATTCCTGGTGCGCGGCGGCTATTCCATGGCCCATGCCGTGATGATGCTGATCCCCGAGGCCTGGGCGGGCAACCAGCTCATGTCCCCCGAGCGCAAGGCCTTCTACGAGTACCACGCCGCGCTGATGGAGCCGTGGGACGGTCCCGCCGCCGTCGCCTTTACCGATGGCCGCCAGATCGGCGCGACGCTCGACCGCAACGGCCTGCGCCCGGCCCGCTACCTCGTCACCGACGATGACCGCGTCATCCTCGCCTCCGAGGCCGGCACGCTGCCGGTCAGGGAAGAGAGCATCGTCAGGAAGTGGCGCCTGCAGCCGGGCAAGATGCTGCTCATCGACATGGAAGAGGGCCGCATCATCTCCGACGAGGAGGTGAAGTCCGCGCTTGCCGACAAGCACCCCTATCGCGACTGGCTCGACAACACCCAGATCATCCTGGAAGACCTCGGCCCGGTCGAGCCGCGGGCGCTGCGCCGCGACGTGTCGCTGCGCGACCGCCAGCAGGCCTTCGGCTATACGCAGGAGGACACCCGCCTGCTGATGTCGCCGATGGCGACGACCGGCCAGGAGGCCATCGGCTCCATGGGCACGGACACGCCGATCTCGGCCATGTCCGACAAGACCAAGCTGCTCTACACCTATTTCAAGCAGAACTTCGCGCAGGTGACGAACCCGCCCATCGACCCGATCCGCGAGGAACTAGTCATGAGCCTCGTTTCCTTCATCGGCCCGCGCCCGAACATCCTCGACCATGGCGGCGCAGCCAAGGCCAAGCGCATGGAAGTGCGCCAGCCGATCCTGACCAACGGCGACCTCGAAAAGATCCGCTCCATCGGCCATGTCGAGGACCGTTTCGACACCAAGACGCTGGACTTCACCTATGACGTCTCGCGTGGCGCCGACGGCATGCCGGAAATGCTCGACCGGCTCTGCGAGCGCGCCGAGCAGGCCGTCACGTCAGGCTACAACATCATCGTGCTCTCCGACCGCCAGATCGGGCCGGACCGCGTGGCGATCCCGGCGCTGCTGGCGACCGCCGCCGTGCACCATCACCTCATCCGCAAGGGGCTGCGCACCTCCGTCGGCCTCGTCGTGGAGACCGGCGAGCCGCGCGAGGTGCACCATTTCTGCCTTCTCGCCGGCTACGGCGCGGAAGCGATCAACCCGTACCTTGCCTTCGACACGCTCACCGACATGCACAAGCGCGGCGAGTTCCCGAAGGAGGTCGATGCGGAAGAGGTCGTCTATCGCTACATCAAGGCCATCGGCAAGGGCATCCTGAAGGTCATGTCCAAGATGGGCATCTCGACCTACCAGTCCTATTGCGGCGCGCAGATATTCGACGCCATCGGGCTTTCGTCCGAACTGGTGGACAAGTACTTCTTCGGCACCGCGACGACCATCGAGGGCATCGGTCTCGACGAGATCGCCAAGGAGACCTTCAACCGCCACAAGGCCGCCTTCGGCCGCGACCCGCTGCTCGCCAACACGCTCGATATCGGCGGCGAATATGCCTATCGCATGCGCGGCGAGGAACATGCCTGGACGCCCGACGTCGTCGCGTCCCTCCAGCATGCGGTGCGCGGCAACGCGGTCGACCGCTACAAGGAATTCGCCGAGCTGGTGAACGCCTCGGCGCTGCGCATGAACACGATCCGCGGCCTCTTCTCGATCAAGGGGGCGGAAGCGTTCGGCCGCAAGCCGATCTCCGTCGACGAGGTGGAGCCGGCCGTCGACATCGTCAAGCGCTTCTCGACGGGGGCCATGTCCTTCGGCTCGATCTCCCGCGAGGCGCATACGACGCTTGCCGTCGCCATGAACCGGATCGGCGGCAAGTCGAACACCGGCGAGGGCGGCGAGGAGGCGGATCGCTACCTGCCGCTGCCGGACGGTTCTTCCAACCCCGAGCGTTCGGCGATCAAGCAGATCGCGTCGGGCCGCTTCGGCGTGACGACCGAGTACCTGGTCAATGCGGACATGCTGCAGATCAAGGTCGCGCAGGGCGCAAAGCCCGGCGAGGGCGGCCAGCTTCCCGGCCACAAGGTGGATGCGACGGTCGCCAAGACCCGTCACTCGACGCCGGGTGTCGGCCTCATCTCGCCGCCGCCGCATCACGATATCTATTCCATCGAGGACCTGGCGCAGCTCATCTACGACCTGAAGAACGTCAACCCTGAGGCCGATATCTCGGTCAAGCTCGTCTCGGAAGTCGGCGTCGGCACGGTTGCCGCCGGCGTCGCCAAGGCGCGCGCGGACCATATCACCATTGCCGGCTTCGACGGCGGCACGGGCGCTTCGCCGCTCACCTCGCTGAAGCATGCCGGTTCCCCCTGGGAGATCGGCCTTGCCGAGACGCACCAGACGCTCGTGCTGAACAAGCTGCGCTCGCGCATCGCGCTACAGGTCGACGGCGGCCTGAAGACCGGCCGTGACGTCGTGATCGGCGCACTGCTCGGCGCGGACGAGTTCGGCTTCGCCACCGCGCCGCTGATCGCGGCGGGCTGCATCATGATGCGCAAGTGCCACCTCAACACCTGTCCGGTGGGGGTCGCCACGCAGGATCCGGTCCTGCGCAAGCGCTTCAAGGGCACGCCGGAACATGTCATCAACTACTTCTTCTTCGTCGCCGAAGAGGTGCGCGAAATCCTGGCCTCGCTCGGCGTCCGCTCGCTGAACGAGATCATCGGCGCCTCGGAACTCCTGGAGAAGGAGAGGATGATCTCGCACTGGAAGGCCAACGGCCTCGACTTCTCGCGCATCTTCCACAAGGTCGATGCGCCGAAGGAGGCGACCTACTGGACCGAGCGTCAGAACCATCCGATCCATGACATCCTCGACCGCAAGCTGATCGAGGAAGCCAGGCCCGCGCTCGAAAAGAAGACGCCCGTTTCCTTCGCGGTCGACATCAAGAACGTCGACCGTTCGGCCGGTGCGATGCTCTCGGGAGAAGTCGCCAAGCGCTACGGCTTCAAGGGCCTGAAGGACGACACGATCTCCGTGACGCTGAACGGCACGGCTGGCCAGTCCTTCGGTGCCTTCCTTGCCCGCGGCATCACCTTCGATCTCGTCGGCGCGGGCAACGACTATGTCGGCAAGGGCCTTTCGGGCGGGCGCATCATCGTGCGGCCGCCGGCAGACAATCGCGCCGTGCCGCATGAATCGATCATCGTCGGCAACACGGTGCTCTACGGCGCGATCGCGGGCGAGTGCTACTTCAACGGGGTGGCCGGCGAACGTTTCGCCGTGCGCAATTCCGGCGCGGTCGCCGTCGTCGAGGGCGTGGGCGACCATGGCTGCGAATACATGACGGGCGGCGTCGTCGTCGTCATCGGCCAGACGGGGCGCAACTTCGCGGCCGGCATGTCGGGGGGCGTCGCCTATGTGCTGGACGAGGCCGGCGATTTCGCTCGCCGCTGCAACATGGCGATGGTCGAGCTGGAGCCGGTGCCGGAGGAGGACGACATGCTGGAGAAGCTGCACCACCACGGCGGCGACCTCATGCACAAGGGCATGGTGGACGTTTCCGACGACATGACGCGCCATGACGAGGAGCGTCTCTACCAGCTCGTCTCGAACCACCTGCACTATACGGGTTCGCCGCGGGCGCGGGAGATCCTCGACAAATGGGCCGAGTATCGTCCGAAATTCCGCAAGGTGATGCCGGTCGAGTATCGCCGCGCGCTCGAAGAGATGGAGCGCATGAGGATGGGGGTCGCTGCCGAGTGA
- a CDS encoding low specificity L-threonine aldolase → MFFASDNWAGAHPDIARSLVEAAGGFASAYGTSDLDKHVEKTFSEIFERDVAVFFVGTGTAANSLALASFNRPGGQVFCHREAHVNVDECNAPEFFATGAKLVPVDGPAGKLSSEALAAAIGRFPPDFVHGGQPMAVTITQATEAGTAYTLDEIAALSGVTKKAGLPLHMDGARFANALAHLGTTPAEMTWKRGVDILSFGGTKNGCWCAEALVLFDPARAQQMHFLRKRSAQLFSKSRFIAAQFDAYFRDGLWLNLARHSNAMAARLANGFAASEKARLAWPTGSNELFAIIRNDAIKTLKEKGAVFYDWPAGPDLKATMREDETLIRLVTSFATTETDVDSFLSAL, encoded by the coding sequence ATGTTTTTCGCTTCCGACAACTGGGCAGGCGCCCATCCCGACATCGCACGCAGCCTCGTCGAGGCCGCCGGCGGCTTTGCCTCGGCCTACGGCACGAGCGACCTCGACAAGCATGTGGAAAAGACCTTTTCGGAGATTTTCGAGCGGGACGTCGCCGTCTTTTTCGTGGGAACCGGCACCGCGGCGAATTCGCTGGCTCTCGCCAGCTTCAACCGGCCGGGCGGTCAGGTCTTCTGCCATCGCGAGGCCCATGTGAACGTGGACGAATGCAACGCCCCGGAATTCTTCGCGACCGGCGCGAAGCTCGTGCCCGTCGACGGCCCTGCCGGCAAGCTTTCGTCCGAGGCGCTCGCCGCCGCCATCGGCCGCTTCCCGCCGGACTTCGTGCATGGCGGCCAGCCGATGGCCGTCACCATCACCCAGGCGACGGAGGCCGGCACCGCCTATACGCTGGACGAGATCGCCGCCCTTTCCGGCGTGACGAAGAAGGCCGGCCTGCCGCTGCACATGGACGGCGCGCGCTTCGCCAATGCCCTCGCCCATCTCGGCACGACGCCGGCGGAAATGACCTGGAAGCGCGGCGTGGACATCCTCTCCTTCGGCGGCACCAAGAACGGCTGCTGGTGCGCGGAAGCGCTGGTGCTCTTCGATCCGGCCAGAGCCCAGCAGATGCATTTCCTGCGCAAGCGCTCGGCCCAGCTCTTCTCCAAGTCGCGCTTCATCGCCGCCCAGTTCGACGCCTATTTCCGCGATGGCTTGTGGCTGAACCTCGCCCGCCATTCCAACGCCATGGCCGCGCGCCTCGCAAACGGCTTCGCCGCATCCGAAAAGGCCCGCCTTGCCTGGCCGACGGGCTCTAACGAGCTCTTCGCCATCATCCGCAACGACGCAATAAAGACCCTCAAGGAAAAGGGCGCTGTCTTTTACGACTGGCCGGCCGGCCCGGACCTCAAGGCGACGATGCGCGAGGATGAAACGCTCATCCGCCTCGTCACCAGCTTCGCGACGACGGAAACGGACGTCGACAGCTTCCTTTCGGCGCTGTGA
- a CDS encoding glutamate synthase subunit beta codes for MGKVTGFMEIDRQVMKYQPASDRIRHFREFTIPMSDPEVQKQAARCMDCGIPYCHGPTGCPVHNQIPDWNDLVYNGNWEEAIRNLHSTNNFPEFTGRVCPAPCEEACTLNLEDTPVSIKTVEQAIADKAYEMGYIVPQPATVKTGKKVAVIGSGPSGMAAAQQLARAGHEVHLYERESKAGGLLRYGIPDFKMEKNFIDRRVDQMRGEGVTFHYGVNVGVDKPMDEMLAEHDAVLYCGGSETPRDAGIPGVDFAGVHDAMPYLVQQNRRVGRENVDSVGWPSDPILAGGKHVVVVGGGDTASDCVGTAFRQGAVKVTQLDIRPQPPEKEDKLAVWPFWATKMRTSSSQAEGAVREFQVGTLEFVGDEDGVLTGVKCCQVDDRRKPIAGTEFIIKADLAFIAIGFRGPFTDSVLKDLGDRLTINTDKRGSSNVVANDRDYKTSVDKLWTAGDVRRGQSLVVWAIREGRQAARAIDEALMGSTTLPR; via the coding sequence GTGGGCAAGGTAACTGGTTTCATGGAAATCGACCGGCAGGTGATGAAGTATCAGCCGGCCTCCGACCGCATCCGCCATTTCCGCGAATTCACCATCCCGATGTCGGACCCCGAGGTCCAGAAGCAGGCCGCGCGCTGCATGGACTGCGGCATTCCCTATTGCCACGGTCCGACCGGGTGTCCGGTGCACAACCAGATCCCCGACTGGAACGACCTCGTCTATAACGGCAACTGGGAAGAGGCGATCCGCAACCTGCATTCGACCAACAACTTCCCGGAATTCACCGGCCGCGTCTGCCCCGCGCCCTGCGAGGAGGCCTGCACGCTGAACCTTGAGGACACCCCGGTCTCCATCAAGACCGTCGAGCAGGCGATCGCCGACAAGGCCTATGAGATGGGCTACATCGTGCCGCAGCCGGCGACGGTGAAGACCGGCAAGAAGGTCGCCGTCATCGGCTCCGGCCCCTCCGGCATGGCGGCTGCCCAGCAACTCGCCCGCGCCGGCCACGAGGTCCATCTCTACGAGCGCGAATCCAAGGCCGGCGGCCTGCTGCGCTACGGCATCCCGGACTTCAAGATGGAGAAGAACTTCATCGACCGCCGCGTCGACCAGATGCGCGGCGAGGGCGTCACCTTCCATTACGGCGTCAATGTCGGCGTCGACAAGCCGATGGACGAGATGCTCGCCGAGCACGATGCCGTGCTCTATTGCGGCGGCTCGGAAACGCCGCGCGATGCCGGCATTCCGGGCGTCGATTTCGCCGGCGTGCACGATGCCATGCCGTACCTCGTGCAGCAGAACCGCCGCGTCGGCCGCGAGAATGTCGACAGCGTCGGCTGGCCCTCCGATCCGATCCTTGCCGGCGGCAAGCATGTCGTCGTCGTCGGCGGCGGCGATACCGCGTCGGACTGCGTCGGCACCGCCTTCCGCCAGGGCGCGGTGAAGGTTACCCAGCTCGACATCCGCCCGCAGCCGCCGGAAAAGGAAGACAAGCTCGCCGTCTGGCCCTTCTGGGCGACGAAGATGCGCACCTCCTCCTCGCAGGCCGAAGGCGCGGTGCGCGAGTTCCAGGTCGGGACGCTCGAATTCGTCGGCGACGAGGACGGTGTGCTGACGGGCGTCAAGTGCTGCCAGGTGGACGACCGCCGCAAGCCGATCGCCGGCACGGAGTTCATCATCAAGGCGGACCTCGCCTTCATCGCCATCGGCTTCCGCGGCCCCTTCACCGACAGCGTGCTGAAGGACCTCGGCGACCGGCTGACGATCAACACCGACAAGCGCGGTTCCTCGAACGTCGTCGCTAACGACCGCGACTACAAGACCTCGGTCGACAAGCTTTGGACCGCCGGCGACGTGCGCCGCGGCCAGTCGCTGGTCGTCTGGGCGATCCGCGAGGGGCGTCAGGCGGCGCGGGCCATCGACGAGGCGCTGATGGGCTCGACCACGCTGCCGCGGTGA
- a CDS encoding alpha/beta fold hydrolase translates to MDSILYATADNPVPENHVAGFMEGRGGVKIRYAVFRSKEREARGTVVLLQGRSECIEKYFETIEDLTARGLWVATFDWRGQAGSDRLVPGNRAGHIARFADYEADLSLFLERVVLPDARLPFFIVAHSTGALVALSQAPELENRIERMVLAAPFVALGGQSMSQRKIAIIARLASLTGFGTRTFRKGDPLLEFEGNVVTSDRRRFARNAAIYAEHPELSISWPSARWLNEMLGAMARVTHQDHLTRIRIPTLLLCPTADPLVPRKAVDDLARIFRAARLIEIDGARHELFQEADRYRAQALAAIEAFIPGSDAEDTSLGA, encoded by the coding sequence ATGGATTCCATCCTTTACGCCACCGCCGACAATCCCGTTCCCGAGAACCACGTCGCCGGTTTCATGGAAGGCCGCGGCGGCGTGAAGATCCGCTATGCGGTATTCCGCTCGAAGGAGCGCGAGGCCAGGGGCACGGTGGTCCTGCTGCAGGGCCGCAGCGAATGCATCGAGAAATATTTCGAGACGATCGAGGACCTGACCGCCCGCGGCCTCTGGGTCGCGACCTTCGACTGGCGCGGACAGGCCGGTTCCGACCGCCTCGTCCCCGGCAATCGTGCCGGCCACATCGCCCGCTTTGCCGATTACGAGGCCGATCTTTCGCTCTTCCTCGAAAGGGTCGTGCTGCCGGATGCGCGCCTGCCCTTCTTCATCGTCGCGCATTCGACCGGCGCGCTCGTGGCGCTTTCGCAGGCCCCGGAGCTGGAAAACCGCATCGAGCGCATGGTGCTCGCCGCCCCCTTCGTCGCCCTCGGCGGGCAGTCGATGAGCCAGCGCAAGATCGCCATCATCGCCCGGCTGGCTTCGCTGACCGGCTTCGGCACGCGCACCTTCCGCAAGGGCGATCCCCTCCTGGAATTCGAAGGCAACGTCGTCACCTCCGACAGGCGCCGCTTTGCCCGCAACGCCGCCATCTATGCGGAGCATCCCGAACTCTCGATAAGCTGGCCGTCCGCGCGCTGGCTGAACGAGATGCTGGGCGCCATGGCGCGCGTGACGCACCAGGATCACCTGACGCGCATCCGCATTCCGACGCTGCTGCTCTGCCCCACGGCCGATCCGCTGGTGCCGCGCAAGGCAGTGGACGACCTCGCGCGCATCTTCCGCGCCGCGCGCCTCATCGAGATCGACGGCGCGCGCCACGAACTGTTTCAGGAAGCGGACCGCTACCGCGCCCAGGCGCTCGCCGCGATCGAAGCCTTCATTCCGGGAAGCGATGCCGAGGACACCAGCCTCGGCGCCTGA